One Eurosta solidaginis isolate ZX-2024a chromosome 5, ASM4086904v1, whole genome shotgun sequence DNA segment encodes these proteins:
- the LOC137233880 gene encoding uncharacterized protein isoform X2 encodes MNALTRRRGWAKATISRAYDAAQNIEETVNAELLANRLQKLELSFSELSELSKQLYEYEDQEGFVDPVDNILDYEDKYFTAHALLSTALKGKTRDLPGASNEDSINKLARQQAAFLERLNRTQNISNISGSYQDWPSFRDLFTGAIDQKNNLTPTQKFHYLKSYLAGDALQLVKHLALTDANYLEAWNRLTQRYDRKPLIVRSFIQSFLSLPTCHTAYANSLRKITDGADEVIRGLNALNSNQRDPWLIHILLGKVDDETKKDWAESSDAITERTFEELLQFLVRRCNSLESCQPSTHSTGRRAAVAHFANSSKVKHNNQCVMQCTDVHTLTHCPKFKALDVNARRVTVKNKKLCFNCLGSSNQFNKCLSSVKCRVCSSAHHTLLHFENNAKPKDLERQSVANV; translated from the coding sequence atgaaTGCTTTGACGAGAAGGCGTGGTTGGGCTAAGGCAACCATATCCCGTGCATATGATGCAGCTCAAAATATTGAGGAGACAGTCAACGCGGAGCTCTTGGCAAATCGCTTACAAAAGCTAGAGCTAAGTTTTAGTGAGTTGTCTGAATTGAGCAAGCAGCTCTACGAGTACGAGGATCAAGAAGGGTTCGTAGATCCAGTAGACAATATACTGGACTACGAGGATAAGTATTTTACGGCTCATGCATTGCTGTCTACCGCACTGAAAGGCAAGACTCGAGACCTGCCAGGTGCGTCGAATGAAGATTCGATCAACAAGTTGGCTCGTCAACAAGCTGCTTTCCTCGAACGCTTAAATCGAACACAAAATATTTCGAATATCTCCGGTAGTTATCAAGATTGGCCCTCGTTCAGGGATTTATTTACGGGTGCCATCGATCAAAAGAATAATCTAACACCgacacaaaaatttcattatttgaaGTCCTACCTAGCGGGAGATGCCTTGCAGCTGGTGAAGCATTTGGCGCTGACAGATGCAAATTATTTGGAGGCATGGAATCGTCTGACACAGCGGTATGATCGTAAACCGCTTATCGTACGATCGTTTATTCAATCCTTTTTATCTCTTCCTACTTGCCACACGGCATATGCGAATTCTTTGCGGAAAATAACTGACGGAGCAGATGAAGTCATTCGAGGACTTAATGCTCTCAACTCCAACCAACGTGATCCATGGCTTATCCACATACTTTTGGGCAAGGTGGATGATGAAACAAAGAAGGATTGGGCAGAATCCAGCGACGCTATAACGGAACGGACATTTGAAGAGTTGCTGCAATTTTTAGTTCGCCGATGTAATTCCCTGGAATCATGCCAACCTAGTACTCATTCAACAGGTCGGCGGGCTGCCGTAGCACATTTTGCAAATTCATCAAAAGTGAAGCACAATAATCAGTGTGTAATGCAATGCACAGATGTACACACCCTAACTCATTGCCCTAAGTTTAAAGCACTTGATGTTAATGCCAGACGAGTGACTGTGAAAAATAAGAAATTGTGCTTTAATTGCCTAGGTAGCTCCAACCAGTTTAACAAGTGTTTGAGCTCTGTGAAATGCCGTGTTTGTTCTTCCGCCCATCATACCTTATTACATTTTGAAAACAATGCCAAGCCGAAAGATTTAGAAAGACAAAGTGTAGCCAATGTTTAA
- the LOC137233880 gene encoding uncharacterized protein isoform X1: protein MVFSETSKIYDPLGMVAPIVVLFKVLFQESWCYGLGWDDPLPEALCKRWCNYMGELHHLKQLQIPRYISYPSKPVELLGFSDASTVACAAVVYCRVHAEGSYAIKLIAPKTRVAPLKPISVPRLELNAALLLTKLITLVKESLTLTISNIVCWTDSEIVLHWLSAPPRKWATFVRNRTAEILDVIPRSQWRHVRSEDNPADCASRGILPTELIEYTLWWSGPSWFALPEPSWPSNTKLNISSSNPLVLVEENHKAAIVLCANEIDNPLLLLSSKISSWWRLIRIVAYCIRFINKKRRRREGYSDYELQQARIQLLKGAQAHAFFKDIDQLQNLQQLHCKSTLIRYSPFIDESGVLRVGGRIKHVDINYNIKFPIILPKDAKISLLIVRHKHEINMHAGVEATFALVRQKFWILGCRNLVRKVIFGRKTCFLQRRTTSTQLMGNLPSARVQPSRRFLHCGLDYAGPVRIKYSKTRNPKIGKAWFAIFVCLSTKALHIELESDLTTDAFLASFRRFIARRGKPSDLYSDNGTTFHSAKRALNELQRLSTFHEDRAEVAQSLANEGVNWHFIPPSAPHLGGLWETGVRSIKLHLR from the coding sequence ATGGTGTTTTCAGAAACTTCGAAGATTTACGATCCATTAGGTATGGTTGCACCTATTGTGGttctttttaaagttttattCCAGGAGTCCTGGTGTTACGGCCTTGGTTGGGATGACCCACTACCGGAGGCCTTATGCAAACGATGGTGCAATTATATGGGGGAGCTCCATCATTTAAAACAATTACAGATACCCCGATACATTTCATATCCTTCAAAGCCTGTGGAACTTCTTGGATTTTCAGATGCATCAACCGTGGCATGTGCGGCTGTTGTATACTGTCGCGTTCACGCTGAAGGCTCATACGCTATAAAATTGATAGCACCAAAAACGCGTGTGGCGCCGCTGAAACCAATATCGGTTCCAAGGCTTGAATTGAACGCCGCATTGTTGCTAACGAAGTTGATCACTCTCGTCAAGGAATCGTTAACTTTAACAATCTCAAATATTGTTTGTTGGACGGATTCGGAGATAGTTCTTCATTGGCTTTCCGCTCCACCGAGGAAATGGGCTACGTTTGTTAGAAACAGAACCGCAGAAATTTTAGACGTAATTCCCCGAAGCCAATGGAGACATGTTCGATCCGAAGACAACCCTGCTGACTGTGCCTCTCGTGGTATTCTGCCTACAGAGCTAATTGAGTATACGCTTTGGTGGTCAGGGCCCAGCTGGTTCGCACTGCCTGAACCATCGTGGCCTTCTAACACTAAATTAAATATATCGTCATCGAACCCGTTGGTACTCGTAGAGGAAAATCATAAGGCGGCGATAGTATTATGTGCCAACGAAATTGATAATCCGCTGTTGTTGCTAAGCTCAAAAATATCTTCTTGGTGGCGATTGATACGTATAGTCGCATATTGCATAAGATTTATCAACAAAAAACGCCGTCGTCGAGAGGGTTACAGTGACTACGAGCTCCAACAAGCTAGAATCCAATTACTAAAAGGCGCGCAAGCTCATGCATTCTTTAAAGACATTgatcaattacaaaatttacaacaactacaTTGCAAATCTACGCTGATCCGGTATTCACCATTCATAGACGAATCAGGTGTACTTCGGGTTGGTGgtcgcataaaacatgtagatataaattacaatataaagTTTCCGATTATACTACCTAAAGACGCCAAAATTTCGCTACTCATCGTAAGACATAAGCACGAAATCAATATGCACGCAGGTGTCGAAGCGACGTTCGCTCTTGTTCgtcaaaaattttggattttgggcTGCAGAAACTTAGTAAGGAAGGTCATATTTGGTCGCAAAACATGTTTCTTGCAAAGAAGAACAACCAGCACTCAACTTATGGGTAATCTGCCATCAGCAAGAGTTCAGCCCAGTCGGCGTTTTCTACATTGCGGACTTGACTACGCTGGCCCTGTACGCATAAAGTATTCAAAAACGCGAAATCCAAAAATTGGTAAAGCTTGGTTTGCCATATTCGTCTGTCTGTCTACTAAAGCCCTACACATCGAATTGGAGAGTGATTTAACAACCGATGCCTTTTTAGCTTCTTTTCGCAGATTTATTGCACGCCGAGGAAAGCCCAGTGACCTTTATTCCGATAATGGTACCACCTTCCACAGTGCAAAACGAGCTTTAAACGAACTTCAACGGCTCTCAACATTTCATGAAGATCGGGCAGAGGTGGCTCAATCCTTAGCAAACGAAGGCGTTAATTGGCATTTCATCCCACCCTCAGCACCACATTTGGGAGGATTGTGGGAAACTGGAGTACGATCTATAAAAttacatttgagatga